The DNA window CTGCACCGACGAGGGGGTTTAGCATCACTACTCTGCGCCGTACACACCACAGCAGAACGGCATAGTCGAGCACCACAACTAGACAGTGGTTGCCACAACctgggcccttctcaagcagcgGGGCATGCCAGCGATCTACTAGGGTGAGGTGGTGATGACCGCCGTGCACCTGCTGAACTGCTCGCCGACCATGGCACTCGATGGCAAGACACCGTATGAGgcctggcatgggcgcaagccggcggtcagcTATCTGTGTGTCTTCGGCTGCCTAGCATTCATCAAGGAGCTCGGCCATATCGGCAAGCTCGACGATCGCAGCTCACCAGGGGTCTTCATCGGCTATGCTGAAGGGGTTAAGGCCTATCGTGTGTTTGACCCGGTGACGCAGCGTGTGCGAGTGGCGTGCGACATGGTGTTTGACGAAGGTCATGgctgggcgtgggacaaggctgTGGATGATGGATCGGCGGCAGCTCTACGCGACTTCACTATCGAGTATGCGTGGGCTGGAGTCGCGCCAACCACTACACCAGCCTTGCCGACCACTCCACCAGCTTCGCTAACCACTTCATCAGCTCCGCCACGCTCGCCATCACCAAATCCGGGGGAGCTCGGCAACTCCTCGACGGCGGTCAGCAGCTCATTGGCAACCCAGTCGACCACTCATACTTCACAGTGGACCACACCGGCGCTGCAGCGGACCACATCGGCACCCACTCTGACCACCAGAGACTGGTCGGCGACCATAGGAACTTCACCAGCAGCCGATCCGACCACACCATCTTTGTCCTTGAGCGCGGCATCTCCTGCCTTGACTACTGGTTGGCAATCTGAGATCGAGTTCGTGACTCCACTAGAGGATGATGAAGACTGCCTGGATGCCTACTACGACGATGAGCCTCTGCGGTACCACACGATGGTGAACATCCTCGGCGACCAGTCTACCTCAGGCCAGGCAGAGCGGCTCTTCGCCCAGCTTCATCTGACGCACGCCAGTGAGCCGACCACTTATGCTGAAGCGTAGGGTGATCCAGCATGGCGGGCGGCGATGGAGCAGGAGCTCAAGTCCATCGAGCAGAACCACACCTGGGAGTTGGTGCCACTGCCCGACGCCCACCACCCCATCACcctcaaatgggtgttcaagctcaagaaggatgagcAGGGCGCGGTGATCAAGCATAAGGCACGGTTGGAGGTGCGCGGTTTCGTCCAGCATTAAGGGATCGACTACAACGATGCTTTCACCCCTATGGCGCACATGGAGTCAGTCCGTGTCCTCCTCGCGCTGGCGGCTCAGGAGGGGTGGCGGgtgcaccacatggacgtcaagtctgccttcctcaacggcgacctcaaggaggaggtgtacGTGTGCCAGCCACCGGGCTTCGCCATCGCCGGAGAAGAAGGTAAGGTGTAGCCCCTGTGCAAGGCACTCTACCGCCTGCGGCAGGCCCCCCAAGCCTGGAACGCGAAGCTCGATGCCACGCTCAAGATGGGCTTCCAGCAGAGCGCGCATGAGGCGGTGGTGTACCGGCAGGGCAGCGGGCGCTCTGTCCTGCTCGTCGGTGTCTACGtccatgacctcatcatcaccggTGCTGAAGGAGACAGAGTGGAGGCATTCAAGGCACAAATGAAGAAGGaattcgacatgagcgaccttGGCCTCCTCTACTTCTACCTCGACGTTGAAGTGCGCCAAGACGCCAACGGCATCGCCCTCCGCCAAACCCACTATGCTAAGCGCATCCTCGAGCTCGACGGCATGACGGGATGCAATCTATCCCACaccccgatggaggagcggctcaaGCTCAGTCGGGACAGCATGGCGGAGGAGGTCGACTCCACACACTACCAGCGGCTGATCGGAAGCTTGCGCTACCTGGTCCATACTCGGCCAGACCTTGGGTTCGCCATCGGGTACGTAAGCCGGTTCATGGAGCGGCCCATAATGGAGCATCTGTAGGCCGTCAAGCGCATCCTTCGCTACGTGGCGGGAATCCTTGACTACGGTCTCCACTATGGCAGGGCCCCCAACATAGCGCGCTTCATCGGCAACTACGATAGCGACCTCGCCGGCGACgtggacaccagcaagagcacaacTGGAACATTGTTCTTCATCGGTGGTTGCTTGGTCAGCTGGCAGTCCCTCAAGCAAAAGGTGGGGGCCCTCTCGAGCTGTGAAGCAGAGTACATCGCCACCACCACTATAGCAACTGAGGCTCTCTGGCTGTGGAGGATGCTGGCAGAGCTCCTCGGCAGAAATGTGGATGTGGTTGTGCTGAAGGTGGACAACAAGTCTGCTCTATCTCTGGCCCAACTGGCACACTGATCCGCAGAGCACGTAGGCACACTAGCTGAGTCAGGTTGCCAATGCTACATGGCAATTCCAGGGTTCCAAATACATTCAAGTCCAATGTTTGTAGAAAATTCAGACCACCTATTTCTTCCGAGAGCTTCGAAATCTCTACACCTCCTATCCCTAGGTACCTCAAATGGAGTAGATTTCCAATGTGCTTAAGGCTGGCATCCTTTTCTCAATATGCAGCCCTCCAAAGCTAGCACGGGATGAGTTTTAACCTTGGATGCAAGGCCCACTCATAAATGTGACAATTCAAGACAATAAATGACCTCACTTGTGGCAGGATCACATGAGTACTATCCCGGGTGAGATCCAGTTCTCTGTTTTTGAGGACGAACCGACGGGTGTGGCTTTGTGATATATAATGTACCATCAACACTGACAAAGTTTTCCTCGTGTGACATGGAAACAATGAGATCAAGCACCATATCATGAACACGACAACCATCTATGATGCCATAGTCTTCCAAATCCACCGCCTGGATCAAGCTTCTGTTTATGAGGTCATGGAAGTATTCCTCTCCTATCTCAAATAAACCACGTCCTTGTTTCTTCTCAACAAAGCCTTCGGCTATCCACTTCCATATTAATGAATCCTTATCAATGAGACAATCTTCTTGATATACACTTAGGTACAAAAAACAAGTCTTCAGATGAGAAGGAAGGTTATAGTAACTAAGGGACAATATATGCATAGTGTTTTCCATATGACCGTCAATCTTATCTTGCCCACCTCAATCCAttcttttcttgatttacccaaTATCAAACTAGCCATTGTGATGATTGCCAACGGTACACCACCACATTTCTTTAGAATCGTATCAGATAAATCATCCGGATGATTACTTGGTCATTTGTCTTCCACCACCAGATAACCTTGTATAAAATAACTTCTTGGAGATATCATGTGAAAGTGGTTCTAGCTTGTAAACCTCATTGGCTTGTTAATTTGGCAACTTCAAATTTACGAGTAGTTATGATAATTCTACTTCCACAATTAATCTCCACAAGGGCCAATTTTATTGTTTCCCAAGATTGAGGCTCCCATATGTCATGGATAACAACAAAATACCTATATCCATACAAAAGTGCAAGAGCAATTAGAAACTAAAGTCATTATGTTCACAAGAAGCATTTAGTCTGCCAGCACCAAGAATAATAATTAAAGAAATGCTCAGGCACTAAAATAAATAATTACTTCCCAGGCGGCTCGAAATCTTTCTAAGTGGACAGCAATCAACCGATGATAATGAACAATAATATATAGAGTTCACAACGCGTCCTGAATATATGCAATGACCATCTAAGTTTAGTAGTGCGGTCGAACAATATATTTATTTGGGGGATAATATCTCCAATGAATTTGAGCCATTAATTTTTTTATAAACCTCATCTCCCCGTCTCCCAATGCCACGCCGCGGGCCTAGGACCAGGCCCTCCCGGATCCGGAAGAGATCCAAGGGAGCAACGCCGACCACTGCACTCGGGGTGCCACACCTGTCCGCTTGGGCCTTCACCGC is part of the Miscanthus floridulus cultivar M001 chromosome 9, ASM1932011v1, whole genome shotgun sequence genome and encodes:
- the LOC136480719 gene encoding uncharacterized mitochondrial protein AtMg00810-like, whose amino-acid sequence is MGFQQSAHEAVVYRQGSGRSVLLVGVYVHDLIITGAEGDRVEAFKAQMKKEFDMSDLGLLYFYLDVEVRQDANGIALRQTHYAKRILELDGMTGCNLSHTPMEERLKLSRDSMAEEVDSTHYQRLIGSLRYLAVKRILRYVAGILDYGLHYGRAPNIARFIGNYDSDLAGDVDTSKSTTGTLFFIGGCLVSWQSLKQKVGALSSCEAEYIATTTIATEALWLWRMLAELLGRNVDVVVLKVDNKSALSLAQLAH